TACCTGAGCGCACAGCAGGCGAAGCAGCGTTTCGGCGCCACCGCCGCCCAGGTCGCAGCCGTCAAGTCCTGGCTGACGTCCGCCGGACTGAAGGTCACGGACGTGACCGAGCACTACGTCGCCGTCAGCGGTGACGTGGCCGCCGTCGAGAAGGCCTTCGGGACCCAGCTGCACAACTACACCAAGGGCTCGAAGACCTACCACGCCCCGGCCAAGGCCGCCTCCGCGCCGGCCGCCCTCGACGGTGCCGTCCTGACCGTCACGGGCCTGGACAACGCGCCGCACAAGGCGAGCAGCAAGGACCAACTGCCGCCGCCGGACGCCGTGTTCAAGAACGCCGGGCCGTTCTCCTCGTACTACGGCTCGAACACCGCGAGCACGCTGCCCGCGGCCTACGGCTCGAAGGTCCCGTACGCGATCAAGGGCTACACGGGCAAGCAGCTGCGCGCCGCCTACGGCGCGGGCACGTACACCGGCAAGGGAGTGCGCGTCGCCATCACCGACGCCTACGCCTCCCCGACCATCGCCTTCGACGCGGCCACTTACGCGAAGAAGAACGGCGACGCCGCCTACACCAGCGGCCAGCTGAAGCAGGTCCTGCCCAAGAACTACACCAAGACCGAGGAGTGCGGGGCGGCCGGCTGGTACGGCGAGGAGACCCTCGACGTCGAGGCCGTGCACGCGGTCGCGCCGGACGCGAACATCACGTACGTGGGTGCCGCGTCCTGCTACGACGACGATCTGCTCGACTCGCTCAGCAAGGTCGTCGACAACCACCTGGCCGACATCGTCTCCAACTCGTGGGGCGACATCGAGGCCAACCAGACGCCGGATCTCGCGGCCGCCTACGACCAGGTCTTCCAGTTCGGCGCGGTCGAGGGCATCGGCTTCTACTTCTCCTCCGGTGACAACGGCGACGAGGTCGCCAACACCGGGACGAAGCAGGTCGACACCCCGGCCAACTCGGCGTGGGTGACGGCGGTCGGCGGTACCTCCCTCGCCGTCGGCAAGGGCGACAAGTACCTGTGGGAAACCGGCTGGGGCACCGAGAAGGCCCTGCTGTCCGCGGACGGCAAGAGCTGGACCAACTTCCCCGGCGCGTTCACCTCCGGTGCGGGCGGCGGCACCAGCAAGACGGTCGCCGAGCCCTTCTACCAGAAGGGTGTCGTCCCGGACGCGCTCGCCACGGCCAACAACGCCGCGGGCAACCGTGTCGTTCCGGACATCTCCGCGATCGCCGACCCGAACACCGGTTTCCTGGTGGGGCAGACGCAGACCTTCCCCGACGGCTCGCAGCAGTACAGCGAGTACCGCATCGGCGGCACGTCGCTGGCCTCGCCGGTGATCGCGGCCGTGCAGGCGCTCGCCCAGCAGGCGCGGGGCGGCAAGGCGATCGGGTTCGCCAACCCGTCGATCTACGCGAAGTACGGCTCGAAGGCCTTCCACGACGTCACGGACAACCCCACGGGGTCCGGACTCGCGGTGGCCCGCACCGACTTCGTCAACGGCTATGACGCCAGCGGTGGTCTGACCGTCTCGGTCCGCAGCCTCGGCAAGGACAGCTCGCTGTCCGCGGTGAAGGGATACGACGACGTCACCGGCGTGGGCACGCCCGCGAACGGTTACGTGCAGTCGTTCGGCCGGAACTGATCCGGACGCGCGTCCACAGGGGCCCGGTCCCGAAGGTGAGAACCTTCGGGGCCGGGCCCTCGCGCATGTCCCGCCCGGCTAGTTTCCCGACACGCGGCCCGCCCGCCCGCGGCGGCCGCTCATCACGTGGATCACGCAACCCGCCACCAGCACGAGCGCCCCGGCGACGAGGAACGGAACAGGCGTGTACTCGTCGGTGCAGGCCTGCCCGCCCGGCACCGCGTGGCACACCTGCCCCGGACCGCCCCGGTTCAGGTACGCGAGGTAGAACAGCGGCAGAGCCACTCCCGAGACGCCGCCCACGACAGCACGTCCAGGTCCCCTGCGGAGCAGGAACACCGCGGCCACCGCGGCGAGTACGACGAAGGCCGCGCCCACCGTCAGGATCGCCGCGAGGCCGACGCCTCCGCACGCTCCCACCAGGAGCCAGGCCAGGAACCAGCCCCATCCCGCCGCACGGCCCGGGCCGTCGTCTCGCGTGCCGCTCATGCCGGTCATGCCGCTCATTGAAGGCAAGGTCATGACAATCCGGCAAGGGGCATCCAAGGATCATTGCCCGGCCATCACCCAGACATGGCTTCGAGCAGACCGTCCTGCACCGCGGAGGCCCCCTCCCCTATCGCGTCGCTCTGACGATTACACTGATCGCGTGTCTGCCTTGAACTTCTGGTCGATCTATCAGCACGGGTTCGCACGCGTCGCGGCGTGTACGGGTCACACCGTCATCGCGGATCCGCCCGCCAACGCCGAAGCGGTTCTGCGGCACGCGCGCCAGTGCGGCGACGAGGGGGTCGCCGTCGCCGTCTTCCCGGAGATGGGGCTGTGCGGCTACTCCATCGAGGACCTGCTGCTCCAGGACGCGCTGCTCGACGAGGTCGAGGCGGCGCTCGCGGAGGTGGTGGCCGGGTCGGCCGACCTGCTCCCGGTGCTGGTCGTCGGCGCTCCGCTGCGCCACCGCAACCGGGTCTACAACTGCGCGGTGATCGTGCACCGCGGCCGGGTCCTCGGTGTCGTACCGAAGTCGTACCCGCCGAACTACCGGGAGTTCTACGAGCGTCGGCAGATCGGCGACGGCGCCGACGAGCGCGGCGGGTCGATCCGGCTCGGCGGCGGGAGCGTGCCGTTCGGCGTGGACCTGCTGTTCGCCGCCGAGGACGTCCCCGGACTCGTGCTGCACGCGGAGATCTGCGAGGACATGTGGGTGCCGGTGCCGCCCAGCGCGGAGGCGGCCCTCGCCGGTGCGACCGTCCTGGTCAACCTCTCCGGCAGCCCGATCACGGTCGGGCGGGCCGAGGACCGCAAGCTGCTGTGCCGCTCCGCGTCCTCCCGCTGCCTCGCCGCCTACGTGTACGCGGCGGCCGGTCTCGGCGAGTCGACCACCGACCTGTCCTGGGACGGCCAGGCCATGGTCTACGAGAACGGCGTGCTGCTGGCCGAGACGACACGGTTCCCGCTCGGCGACGAGTACGCGGTGGCCGACGTGGACCTGGACCTGCTGCGGCAGGAGCGGATGCGGATGGGCACGTTCGACGAGAACCGGCGTACTCATCGGGGGCGGACCGGTGACTTCCGGACGGTGTCGTTCGAGCTCGACCCGCCGTCGGGCGACCTGGGCCTCAAGCGCCGCCTGGAGCGCTTCCCGTTCGTGCCGGCCGACGCCGAACGGCTCGCCCAGGACTGCTACGAGGCCTACAACATCCAGGTCGCGGGCCTCCAGCAGCGGCTCGCGGCGATCGGCGGCCCGAAGGTCGTCATCGGGGTGTCCGGCGGCCTCGACTCCACGCACGCGCTGATCGTCGCCGCCCGCGCGATGGACCGCGCGGGCCGCCCGCGCAGCGACATCCTGGCCTGGACGCTGCCCGGTTTCGCCACCAGCGACCACACCAAGGGCAACGCCCACAAGCTGATGCGGGCCCTCGGCGTCACCGCGGCCGAGCTGGACATCACGCCGACCGCACGGCTGATGCTCCAGGAGATGGGCCACCCCTTCGCCTCCGGCGAGCCGGTCTACGACGTCACCTTCGAGAACGTCCAGGCGGGCCTGCGCACCGACTACCTGTTCCGGCTGGCCAACCAGCGCGGTGGCATCGTGCTCGGCACCGGCGACCTCTCCGAGCTGGCGCTCGGCTGGTCCACGTACGGCGTGGGCGACCAGATGAGCCACTACAACGTCAACTCCGGTGTGCCGAAGACGCTGATCCAGCATCTGATCCGCTGGGTCATCAGCAGTGAACAGTTCGACGCGGAGACCGGCGACATCCTCGCCGCGATCCTCGACACCGAGATCAGCCCGGAGCTCGTACCGGGTGAGGAGATGCAGTCGACCGAGTCCAAGATCGGCCCGTACGCGCTGCACGACTTCACGCTCTTCCATGTGCTGCGCTACGGCTTCCGGCCGTCGAAGATCGCCTTCCTCGCCTGGCACGCCTGGCACGACGTCGATGCCGGTGCCTGGCCTCCGGGCTTCCCCGAGGCCAAGCGCGGGACGTACGACCTGCCCGAGATCCGGCGGTGGCTGGAGGTGTTCTGCAAGCGCTTCTTCGCGTTCGCGCAGTTCAAGCGGTCGGCGATGCCCAACGGGCCGAAGGTCTCGGCCGGCGGTTCGCTGTCGCCCCGCGGTGACTGGCGGGCGCCGTCGGACAGTTCGGCGGGGGCCTGGCTGCGGGATCTGGAGCGGTTCGACCAGGCCGGTGGGGGCGGGCGAGCCTGAAGTTCAGCCGTCCGTCCTGACCGGTGCGCCGCTGCGCCCACTCCCCCGCCCGGTCATCCAGGCCGGTGGAGTCGGGCAGCTCCGGAGTTCAGCCGTCTGTCCTGACCCGTGCGCCGCTGCACCCACTCCCCCGCCCGGTCATCCAGGCCGGTGAAGTTGGGCAGCTCCGGAGTACAGCCGTCCGTCCTGACCCGTGCGCCGCTGCACCCACTCTCCCGCCCGGTCATCCAGGCCGGTGGAATTGGGCGGCTCCGGAGTTCAGTCCGTCCTGACCGTGCGCTGCCCGAAGGCGCTGTCCGCCAGGGACGTGACGACCCCGGCGCCGGCCGCGACCGCCCGGGAGAACGTCGCGTCCGCGTCCTGGACGAACGCCCGCAACAGGCCAGGCATGACAGGCCAGTCCGCGCGCCGGTCGAAGGCCAGGATGTCGCCGATCCGGATCTCGCCGTGGCCGATCGAGCCGTGTCGTCGGTGACGACCCCGGGCGCGACGGTGGTGTAGCCCTCGGGCGCGGCGCTGGTCCGCTCGGGCATGTCGGCTCCTTCGCGGCTGTCGGCTGTCGGCTGTCGACGACCACGACGTCAGGAGCGCAACAGGTCAGTTCCTGTCCTGGACGCGGAGCGCCCCGCCGACGGGGGAAGATCGGCGGGGCGCTGTGGTGCCGCTGTGGCTCTAGTGGACGGAGTGCTCCTCCAGCGGGAACGTGCCGCCGACGACGTCCTCCGCGAAGGCCTTCACGGCGTTGCCCATGACCTCGCGCAGGTTGGCGTACTGCTTCACGAACTTCGGCACACGGCCGCCGGTGAGGCCCAGCATGTCGGTCCAGACGAGGACCTGCGCGTCGGTCTCGGGGCCCGCGCCGATACCGACCGTCGGGATGTGCAGGACCCGGGTGACCTCGGCCGCGAGCTCCGCCGGGACCAGCTCCAGGACGACGGCGAACGCGCCCGCGTCCTGGACGGCCTTCGCGTCGCGCAGCAGCTGCTGGGCGGCCTCCTCGCCGCGGCCCTGGACGCGGTAGCCCATGGCGTTGACGGACTGGGGGGTCAGACCGATGTGGGCCATGACCGGGATGCCGGACTCCACGAGCAGCCGGATCTGCTCGTGGGAGCGCTCGCCGCCCTCGAGCTTCACGGCGCCGACGCCGGCCTCCTTGACCAGCCGGGTCGCCGAGCGCAGCGCCTGCACCGGTCCCTCCTGGTATGAACCGAAGGGCAGGTCACCGACGATCAGCGCGCGCGAGGTGCCCCGTACGACGGCCGCCGACAGCATGGTCATCTCGTCCATCGTGACGGGCACGGTGGTCTCGTACCCGAGATGGCAGTTGCCCGCCGAGTCACCGACGAGCATGACCGGGATGCCGGCCTCGTCGAAGACGGACGCGGTCATCGCGTCGTAGGCGGTGAGCATGGGCCACTTCTCGCCGCGCTCCTTGGCGAGGGCGATGTCCCGAACAGTGATGCGGCGGGTGCCCTTCCCCCCGTACAGCGCCTTGCTGCCGTCGGAGGGCTTGTTGTGGGCAGCCGAAAGCTGCGT
This portion of the Streptomyces canus genome encodes:
- the panB gene encoding 3-methyl-2-oxobutanoate hydroxymethyltransferase, whose translation is MTQLSAAHNKPSDGSKALYGGKGTRRITVRDIALAKERGEKWPMLTAYDAMTASVFDEAGIPVMLVGDSAGNCHLGYETTVPVTMDEMTMLSAAVVRGTSRALIVGDLPFGSYQEGPVQALRSATRLVKEAGVGAVKLEGGERSHEQIRLLVESGIPVMAHIGLTPQSVNAMGYRVQGRGEEAAQQLLRDAKAVQDAGAFAVVLELVPAELAAEVTRVLHIPTVGIGAGPETDAQVLVWTDMLGLTGGRVPKFVKQYANLREVMGNAVKAFAEDVVGGTFPLEEHSVH
- a CDS encoding S53 family peptidase; this encodes MRSNRAKVRAGVSMAATLPMLAGALALGIPAAHAADTPNRDTLAGTKPAWATAKADKGATSDSSKVSARVYLAGKNATGLAAYAKAVADPSSASYGKYLSAQQAKQRFGATAAQVAAVKSWLTSAGLKVTDVTEHYVAVSGDVAAVEKAFGTQLHNYTKGSKTYHAPAKAASAPAALDGAVLTVTGLDNAPHKASSKDQLPPPDAVFKNAGPFSSYYGSNTASTLPAAYGSKVPYAIKGYTGKQLRAAYGAGTYTGKGVRVAITDAYASPTIAFDAATYAKKNGDAAYTSGQLKQVLPKNYTKTEECGAAGWYGEETLDVEAVHAVAPDANITYVGAASCYDDDLLDSLSKVVDNHLADIVSNSWGDIEANQTPDLAAAYDQVFQFGAVEGIGFYFSSGDNGDEVANTGTKQVDTPANSAWVTAVGGTSLAVGKGDKYLWETGWGTEKALLSADGKSWTNFPGAFTSGAGGGTSKTVAEPFYQKGVVPDALATANNAAGNRVVPDISAIADPNTGFLVGQTQTFPDGSQQYSEYRIGGTSLASPVIAAVQALAQQARGGKAIGFANPSIYAKYGSKAFHDVTDNPTGSGLAVARTDFVNGYDASGGLTVSVRSLGKDSSLSAVKGYDDVTGVGTPANGYVQSFGRN
- a CDS encoding NAD(+) synthase — translated: MSALNFWSIYQHGFARVAACTGHTVIADPPANAEAVLRHARQCGDEGVAVAVFPEMGLCGYSIEDLLLQDALLDEVEAALAEVVAGSADLLPVLVVGAPLRHRNRVYNCAVIVHRGRVLGVVPKSYPPNYREFYERRQIGDGADERGGSIRLGGGSVPFGVDLLFAAEDVPGLVLHAEICEDMWVPVPPSAEAALAGATVLVNLSGSPITVGRAEDRKLLCRSASSRCLAAYVYAAAGLGESTTDLSWDGQAMVYENGVLLAETTRFPLGDEYAVADVDLDLLRQERMRMGTFDENRRTHRGRTGDFRTVSFELDPPSGDLGLKRRLERFPFVPADAERLAQDCYEAYNIQVAGLQQRLAAIGGPKVVIGVSGGLDSTHALIVAARAMDRAGRPRSDILAWTLPGFATSDHTKGNAHKLMRALGVTAAELDITPTARLMLQEMGHPFASGEPVYDVTFENVQAGLRTDYLFRLANQRGGIVLGTGDLSELALGWSTYGVGDQMSHYNVNSGVPKTLIQHLIRWVISSEQFDAETGDILAAILDTEISPELVPGEEMQSTESKIGPYALHDFTLFHVLRYGFRPSKIAFLAWHAWHDVDAGAWPPGFPEAKRGTYDLPEIRRWLEVFCKRFFAFAQFKRSAMPNGPKVSAGGSLSPRGDWRAPSDSSAGAWLRDLERFDQAGGGGRA